The nucleotide window CGCTGCGGCAGGTCGTCGACATGATGCTGATCCCAGAAGACCCCTATGACGCGCTGATTTCTGGCGCCGCGTCACCCCGGCAACAATTGCGGGTCGTGCAATAAGGCTGCTGGATTTTTGTACCCTTTTCCGTATAGTTGCGGAAAAAAATTGAGGTAAGTTCCGTTACAAGGAGCGTAGGCAGTGATAATCAAGGCAAGCCGCGGGGCCAGAGTGCTGGCCCTTTTCGTCATAGCGGCGTCCGTGGCGGGCTGCGGCCTGCCCCGCTCCGGCCCGAACAAGCGCGAAATCTATGCAGGATCGGTCGAGCGGCAGGGCAATGCCTTCATCGTTTCCGTCAATGACCGGGTCACCCGGGCCACGGCTGTGGTACCGGCGCTTGGCTTCTCCTCGGCTTTCCTGAATGCGGGCGTCGTTGGTTCGGATGATATCCGCGCCGGGGACGTGCTGGGGCTGACGATCTGGGAAAACGTCGATGACGGGCTTCTGGCCGTTGCCGGCGCCCCCGCGACGCAGCTGAGCGAGGTGCAGGTCGATGGTGCGGGGTTCATCTTCGTGCCCTATGCTGGCCGGATCAAGGCGGCGGGCAACACGCCCGAGGCGCTGCGCCGCATCATCACCGAAAAGCTGGACGCGCAGACGCCCGATCCGCAGGTCTCGGTCACCCGGCTGGCGGGTGACGGGTCGGCCGTAACGCTGATGGGCGCGGTCGGGGGCCAGGGTGTCTACCCGATCGAGCGCCCGACACGGACCTTGGCCGCGATGCTGGCCCGCGCCGGCGGGATCGCCATCGAGCCGGAAACCGCCAAGGTCACCGTCACCCGCGGCAACCAGACGGGCACCATCTGGCTGACCGATCTGTGGGCACATCCGCAGCTGGATATCGCTCTGCGTCCCGGTGACACCATCGTCGTGGAGCAGGACGACCGATCATTCACCGCACTGGGCGCGACCGGCGGGCAAAGCCGGGTCAAGTTCGACACCCAGACCATTTCTGCCATCGAGGCGATTGCACAGGTCGGCGGTCTGAACACCGGCCTGGCCGATCCGACCGGCGTGTTCGTGTTCCGTAACGAAAAGGCCGAAATCGCCAACATGGTGCTGGGGCGTAGCGACCTGCGCGGCGATCAGCGCATGGTATATGTGCTGAACCTGACCGCCCCCACCGGCATGTTCGAGGCGCGGGACTTCGTGATCCGCGATCAGGACACTGTCTATGTGACCGAAGCCCCGTTCGTGCAGTGGACCAAGACACTTGGCGCGCTCACCGGCACCGCCAATTCGGCCAACTCGGTT belongs to Frigidibacter mobilis and includes:
- a CDS encoding polysaccharide biosynthesis/export family protein, with the translated sequence MLALFVIAASVAGCGLPRSGPNKREIYAGSVERQGNAFIVSVNDRVTRATAVVPALGFSSAFLNAGVVGSDDIRAGDVLGLTIWENVDDGLLAVAGAPATQLSEVQVDGAGFIFVPYAGRIKAAGNTPEALRRIITEKLDAQTPDPQVSVTRLAGDGSAVTLMGAVGGQGVYPIERPTRTLAAMLARAGGIAIEPETAKVTVTRGNQTGTIWLTDLWAHPQLDIALRPGDTIVVEQDDRSFTALGATGGQSRVKFDTQTISAIEAIAQVGGLNTGLADPTGVFVFRNEKAEIANMVLGRSDLRGDQRMVYVLNLTAPTGMFEARDFVIRDQDTVYVTEAPFVQWTKTLGALTGTANSANSVAALSSGS